One genomic region from Pseudoduganella dura encodes:
- the ppnN gene encoding nucleotide 5'-monophosphate nucleosidase PpnN: protein MEQGFVDTLISPEGKLEVLSKAEVVKLLDSGKGGLYKTFRQCALAVLNCGSTIDDGKELLDRYQSFDINILQRERGIKLEIKGAPAIAFVDGKMIKGIHEHLFAVLRDIVFVSNEVTDNPKFDLASTEGITDAVFHILRNANVLRPQTNPNLVVCWGGHSINRAEYNYSKEVGYQLGLRALDICTGCGPGAMKGPMKGATIGHAKQRFTNGRYLGITEPGIIAAESPNPIVNDLVIMPDIEKRLEAFVRTGHGIIVFPGGAGTAEEILYILGILLHPDNAEIPFPLIFTGPASSRDYFAQINEFIGLTLGEAAQQRYKIIVDDPESVAREMQEGIKQVREYRKARSDAYYFNWALHIDEEFQRPFAPTHENMRNLKLHKNQPVHALAAHLRRAFSGVVAGNVKADGIRAIEAHGNFEIHGDATIMEPMDRLLASFVAQSRMKLPGKAYVPCYRVVI from the coding sequence ATGGAACAAGGCTTTGTCGATACACTGATTTCTCCGGAAGGCAAACTCGAAGTACTGTCGAAAGCGGAAGTGGTGAAGCTGCTCGATAGCGGCAAGGGGGGACTGTACAAGACCTTCCGCCAATGCGCGCTGGCCGTGCTCAATTGCGGCAGCACCATCGACGACGGCAAGGAACTGCTGGACCGCTACCAGTCGTTCGATATCAATATCCTGCAGCGCGAGCGCGGCATCAAGCTCGAGATCAAGGGCGCGCCGGCCATCGCCTTCGTCGACGGCAAGATGATCAAGGGGATCCACGAACACCTGTTCGCGGTGCTGCGCGATATCGTCTTCGTCAGCAACGAAGTGACGGACAACCCCAAGTTCGACCTGGCCAGCACGGAAGGCATCACCGATGCGGTGTTCCACATCCTGCGCAACGCGAACGTGCTGCGGCCGCAGACCAACCCGAATCTCGTGGTGTGCTGGGGCGGCCATTCGATCAACCGCGCCGAATACAATTATTCGAAGGAAGTGGGCTACCAGCTCGGCCTGCGCGCGCTCGATATCTGCACCGGCTGCGGCCCTGGCGCGATGAAGGGCCCGATGAAGGGCGCCACGATCGGCCACGCCAAGCAGCGTTTCACCAACGGCCGCTACCTGGGCATCACGGAACCCGGCATCATCGCCGCCGAGTCGCCGAACCCGATCGTCAACGACCTGGTGATCATGCCGGATATCGAAAAGCGCCTGGAAGCGTTCGTGCGCACCGGCCACGGCATCATCGTGTTCCCGGGCGGCGCCGGCACGGCGGAAGAAATCCTGTACATCCTCGGCATCCTGCTGCACCCGGACAACGCGGAAATTCCATTCCCGCTGATCTTCACGGGGCCCGCTTCGTCGCGCGACTACTTCGCGCAGATCAACGAATTCATCGGCCTCACGCTCGGCGAAGCGGCCCAGCAGCGCTACAAGATCATCGTGGACGACCCGGAATCGGTGGCGCGCGAGATGCAGGAAGGGATCAAGCAGGTGCGCGAGTACCGCAAGGCCCGCAGCGACGCCTACTACTTCAACTGGGCATTGCACATCGACGAGGAATTCCAGCGCCCCTTCGCGCCCACGCACGAGAACATGCGCAACCTGAAGCTGCACAAGAACCAGCCGGTGCACGCGCTGGCGGCGCACCTGCGGCGCGCGTTCTCCGGCGTGGTGGCCGGCAACGTGAAGGCCGACGGCATCCGCGCCATCGAAGCGCACGGCAACTTCGAGATCCACGGCGACGCGACGATCATGGAACCGATGGACCGGCTGCTGGCATCGTTCGTGGCGCAGAGCCGGATGAAGTTGCCGGGCAAGGCGTATGTGCCTTGCTATCGCGTGGTGATTTAA
- a CDS encoding peptide MFS transporter — protein MSGSSKAVDTAIPEFKQILGHPAPLWMLFMTEFWERFAFYGIRWALVLYIVAQFHGGASSGEADANLTYGSYLALVYAAALFGGYVADRVLGYQRSILVGATFMAAGLFMIALPDPTLFKVGLATIITGNGLFKPNISTMVGKLYSVADSRRDSGFTIFYMGINAGAFIAPILTQYLAQYVFNTGDTPAYKVVFIASGIGMLVSLVWFYIGRAQLKGIGMPEPQAQGVARVVYVVLGALLVIPVVYALLAVGAQQLQGVLTVLFILLAVMLLVEGYRNGPVARDKVWAMMIIFAFNILFWMFFEQAGSSFTFLAENIVNRTFGDWTFPTAWFQSVNSIAIITCAPIIAAIWIFSARRNVEPSIPRKFGLGLIFNGLAFLLLVFALQTMVVDGKIPFWTLFMVYVIQSIGELCLSPIGLSMVTKLAPTRLVGLGMGGWFLSTGIGNNLSGIFASHVSGESGMSVASALSGYNFGFWSLVIGGAILFLLAPLIQKLMHGVK, from the coding sequence ATGAGCGGATCAAGCAAGGCAGTTGACACGGCCATCCCCGAATTCAAGCAGATATTAGGGCATCCCGCTCCGCTCTGGATGCTCTTCATGACCGAATTCTGGGAGCGCTTCGCGTTCTACGGCATTCGCTGGGCACTGGTGCTGTACATCGTGGCGCAGTTCCACGGCGGCGCCTCGTCCGGGGAAGCCGACGCGAACCTCACCTACGGTTCCTACCTCGCGCTGGTGTATGCCGCGGCGCTGTTCGGCGGCTACGTGGCCGACCGTGTGCTCGGTTACCAGCGTTCGATCCTCGTCGGCGCCACGTTCATGGCCGCCGGCCTGTTCATGATCGCGCTGCCCGACCCCACGCTGTTCAAGGTCGGCCTGGCCACGATCATCACCGGTAACGGCCTGTTCAAGCCGAATATCTCGACGATGGTCGGCAAGCTGTACTCGGTCGCCGACTCGCGGCGCGACAGCGGCTTCACGATCTTCTACATGGGCATCAACGCCGGCGCGTTCATCGCCCCGATCCTCACGCAATACCTGGCCCAGTACGTATTCAATACCGGCGACACGCCGGCGTACAAGGTGGTGTTCATCGCGTCCGGCATCGGCATGCTGGTCTCGCTGGTGTGGTTCTACATCGGCCGCGCCCAGCTCAAGGGCATCGGCATGCCCGAGCCGCAGGCGCAAGGCGTGGCCCGCGTGGTATACGTGGTGCTCGGCGCGCTGCTCGTGATCCCCGTCGTCTACGCGCTGCTGGCCGTGGGCGCGCAGCAGCTGCAGGGCGTGCTGACCGTGCTGTTCATCCTGCTGGCGGTGATGCTGCTGGTCGAGGGCTACCGCAACGGCCCGGTCGCGCGCGATAAAGTATGGGCGATGATGATCATCTTCGCGTTCAACATCCTGTTCTGGATGTTCTTCGAGCAGGCCGGCAGTTCGTTCACGTTCCTGGCCGAGAACATCGTCAACCGCACCTTCGGCGACTGGACCTTCCCGACCGCGTGGTTCCAGAGCGTGAACTCGATCGCCATCATCACCTGCGCGCCGATCATCGCGGCGATCTGGATCTTCAGCGCCCGGCGCAACGTCGAGCCGTCCATTCCGCGCAAGTTCGGCCTCGGCCTGATCTTCAACGGCCTGGCGTTCCTGCTGCTGGTGTTCGCGCTGCAGACGATGGTCGTCGACGGCAAGATCCCGTTCTGGACGCTGTTCATGGTCTACGTGATCCAGTCCATCGGCGAGCTGTGCCTGTCGCCGATCGGCCTGTCGATGGTGACGAAACTGGCGCCGACCCGCCTGGTGGGCCTGGGCATGGGCGGCTGGTTCCTGTCGACCGGCATCGGCAACAACCTGTCCGGCATCTTCGCCTCGCACGTGTCCGGCGAGTCGGGCATGTCGGTGGCGTCGGCGCTGTCGGGCTACAACTTCGGCTTCTGGTCGCTGGTCATCGGCGGCGCCATCCTGTTCCTGCTGGCACCGCTGATCCAGAAACTGATGCACGGCGTGAAGTGA
- the glpD gene encoding glycerol-3-phosphate dehydrogenase produces the protein MTAARQDVDCDVLVVGGGINGAGIARDVAGRGLCVALCERDDLAAHTSSASTKLIHGGLRYLEHYEFGLVRKALAEREVLLRAAPHIMRPLRFVMPQTGQRPALLIRAGLFLYDRLARRELLPASESIVLSGHPAGRALKPALEQAFVYSDGWVDDARLVVLNAVDAAQKGACILTRTACTQVRREDGVWRVTLRKPDGTHKQISARCIVNAAGPWAASFLDGALHRPASAHLRLVKGSHIVVRRLFEHDDAYLFQHDDGRIVFAIPYEGEFTLIGTTDVEYTGDPGAVAIDEDEIGYLCGVASHYFSAPVQPADVVWSYAGVRPLLDDASAKASAVTRDYRLQLDEAPAQRLAPLLTVFGGKLTTYRKLAEEGADLVCKALGHRAGAWTAGTCLPGGDLFGAEPQGRSVLEFDGWRSRLQVHYDWLDCALIARYARAYGTRIHSLLQGRAALPDMGEQVLPGLYEAELAYLRRHEWAVTAEDILWRRTKLGLHLPADAAAVLDAWLRAHPLAPK, from the coding sequence ATGACAGCGGCAAGGCAGGACGTCGATTGCGACGTGTTGGTGGTCGGTGGCGGCATCAATGGCGCGGGCATCGCCCGTGACGTGGCGGGCCGCGGTCTGTGCGTGGCGCTGTGCGAACGCGACGACCTGGCCGCGCACACGTCGTCCGCTTCCACGAAGCTGATCCACGGCGGCCTGCGCTACCTGGAGCATTATGAATTCGGCCTGGTGCGCAAGGCGCTGGCCGAGCGCGAGGTGCTGTTGCGCGCAGCGCCTCACATCATGCGGCCGCTGCGCTTCGTGATGCCGCAGACGGGCCAGCGCCCGGCGCTGCTGATCCGCGCCGGCCTGTTCCTGTACGACCGGCTGGCGCGGCGCGAGCTGCTGCCGGCGTCGGAAAGCATCGTGCTGTCGGGCCACCCGGCCGGGCGCGCGCTGAAACCTGCGCTGGAGCAGGCGTTCGTCTATTCGGACGGCTGGGTCGACGATGCACGCCTGGTGGTGCTGAACGCCGTGGACGCGGCGCAGAAGGGGGCCTGCATCCTCACGCGCACCGCCTGCACGCAGGTGCGCAGGGAAGACGGCGTATGGCGTGTGACGCTGCGCAAGCCCGACGGCACGCACAAGCAGATCAGCGCGCGCTGCATCGTCAACGCGGCCGGGCCGTGGGCCGCGTCGTTCCTGGACGGCGCGCTGCACCGGCCTGCGTCGGCCCATCTGCGCCTGGTGAAGGGCAGCCATATCGTGGTGCGGCGGCTGTTCGAACACGACGACGCCTACCTGTTCCAGCACGACGACGGCCGCATCGTCTTCGCCATTCCCTACGAGGGGGAGTTCACGCTGATCGGTACCACCGACGTGGAATACACCGGCGACCCCGGCGCGGTGGCGATCGACGAGGACGAGATCGGCTACCTGTGCGGCGTGGCCAGCCATTATTTCAGCGCCCCGGTCCAGCCTGCCGATGTGGTGTGGAGCTACGCGGGCGTGCGCCCGCTGCTGGACGATGCATCGGCCAAGGCCAGCGCCGTGACGCGCGATTACCGGCTGCAGCTGGACGAAGCGCCGGCACAGCGGCTCGCGCCGCTGCTGACCGTGTTCGGCGGCAAGCTGACCACTTACCGCAAGCTGGCCGAGGAGGGCGCGGACCTGGTCTGCAAGGCGCTCGGGCACCGCGCCGGTGCGTGGACGGCCGGCACCTGCCTGCCCGGCGGCGACCTGTTCGGCGCGGAGCCGCAAGGCCGCTCGGTGCTCGAATTCGACGGGTGGCGCTCGCGGCTGCAGGTGCACTACGACTGGCTGGACTGCGCGCTGATCGCCCGCTACGCCAGGGCCTACGGCACGCGGATCCATTCGCTGCTGCAGGGGCGCGCCGCGCTGCCGGACATGGGGGAACAGGTGCTGCCGGGGTTGTACGAGGCGGAACTGGCCTACCTGCGGCGCCACGAATGGGCGGTGACGGCGGAGGATATCCTGTGGCGGCGCACGAAGCTGGGGCTGCATTTGCCGGCGGATGCGGCGGCGGTGCTGGATGCCTGGCTGCGGGCGCATCCGCTGGCGCCGAAGTAA
- a CDS encoding penicillin-binding protein 1A has product MARAQPCNRGNQVLSNLPSWLNRRNAVFGLIAAAAAGLLATLALLGYLFLIVRPRLPALDAVIDYKPKIPLRVYTADKVLIGEFGEEHRDFVPVKQIPDMMKKAVLAIEDTRFYEHGGVDWLRVPGSIKSNLSGSFRQGGSTISMQVARNFYLTREKVISRKLNEVMLAYKIEDALSKDDILELYMNQIYLGQRTFGFGAAAQTYFDKPLKELSIAEIAMLAGLPKNPARHNPITNFKRAKVRQQVVLRRLLDVGYITDAQYEKARNETLRISRKGQQFDTHAEYVAELARQAAYDEYKEETYTRGIVVRTTILSADQDAAYEAVRRNVIAYDQRHGYRGPEAFIMLPEDDAEREEEIDRALSARPASDGLIPAVVLSASTREVRAETADGDDVTITGDGLKLAASALSSKAKEGVRIRPGAVIRVAKGKRNWAITQVPQVAAAFVSIDPVSGAYRSLVGGFDYNLQKFNHVSQAWRQPGSAIKPFVYSAAVEKGYGPATLIGDVPLELPGGANGEPWRPQNDDFVFDGPISMRVSLAKSKNVPSVRILRAVTVPYAHDFLGRFGLDLTRHPENLTMALGTGAVTPLQMARAYAVFANGGYRVQPYLIASVEDANGNVLRAAKRPAQPDESARVLDARNAFIMDSMLHEVARTGTGAAAVQRIGRPDIAGKTGTTSDAFDGWFGGYGGGIVAVAWMGYDEPKSLGGREFGSTLALPIWIDYMRTALAGRPIVERPVPEGVVQVNDDWVYEEYANDPAVRTIDIEPGMPDGADPIDPADAAEPAPPEPAPSPYVN; this is encoded by the coding sequence ATGGCCCGCGCCCAACCCTGCAACCGTGGAAACCAAGTCTTGAGCAATCTTCCTTCCTGGCTGAACCGCCGCAACGCCGTGTTCGGCCTGATCGCCGCCGCTGCCGCCGGTCTTCTCGCCACTCTCGCCCTGCTGGGCTATCTGTTCCTGATCGTGCGGCCGCGCCTGCCCGCGCTCGACGCCGTGATCGACTACAAGCCGAAGATACCGCTGCGCGTGTACACCGCCGACAAGGTGCTGATCGGCGAATTCGGCGAGGAGCACCGCGATTTCGTGCCGGTGAAACAGATTCCGGACATGATGAAGAAAGCCGTGCTCGCGATCGAGGACACGCGCTTCTACGAACACGGCGGCGTGGACTGGCTGCGCGTGCCGGGCTCGATCAAGTCCAACCTGTCGGGCAGCTTCCGCCAGGGCGGATCGACGATCTCGATGCAGGTTGCCCGCAACTTCTACCTGACGCGCGAGAAGGTCATTTCCCGCAAGCTCAACGAAGTGATGCTGGCCTACAAGATCGAGGATGCGCTGTCGAAGGACGACATCCTCGAGCTGTACATGAACCAGATCTACCTGGGCCAGCGCACGTTCGGATTCGGCGCGGCCGCGCAGACCTACTTCGACAAGCCGCTGAAGGAGCTGTCCATCGCGGAAATCGCCATGCTGGCCGGTTTGCCCAAGAATCCGGCGCGCCACAACCCGATCACCAATTTCAAGCGCGCCAAGGTACGCCAGCAGGTCGTGCTGCGCCGGCTGCTCGACGTGGGCTACATCACCGACGCCCAGTATGAAAAAGCCCGCAACGAAACGCTGCGCATCAGCCGCAAGGGCCAGCAATTCGATACCCATGCCGAATACGTGGCCGAACTGGCGCGCCAGGCCGCCTACGACGAATACAAGGAAGAGACCTATACGCGCGGCATCGTGGTGCGCACCACGATCCTGAGCGCCGACCAGGATGCGGCCTATGAGGCGGTGCGCCGCAACGTCATCGCCTACGACCAGCGGCACGGGTACCGCGGGCCCGAGGCATTCATCATGCTGCCGGAAGATGACGCGGAACGCGAGGAGGAGATCGACCGCGCGCTGTCGGCCCGGCCGGCCAGCGACGGCCTGATCCCGGCGGTCGTGCTGTCGGCCAGCACCCGCGAAGTGCGCGCCGAAACGGCCGACGGCGACGACGTGACGATCACCGGCGACGGCCTGAAGCTGGCCGCATCGGCGCTGTCGTCGAAGGCGAAAGAAGGGGTGCGCATCCGTCCCGGCGCGGTAATCCGCGTGGCGAAAGGCAAAAGGAACTGGGCGATCACGCAGGTGCCGCAGGTGGCGGCGGCATTCGTGTCGATCGACCCGGTCAGCGGCGCCTACCGCTCCCTGGTCGGCGGCTTCGACTACAACCTGCAGAAATTCAACCACGTATCGCAGGCGTGGCGCCAGCCCGGTTCGGCCATCAAGCCGTTCGTCTATTCGGCGGCGGTCGAAAAGGGTTACGGCCCGGCCACGCTGATCGGCGACGTACCGCTCGAACTGCCCGGCGGCGCCAACGGCGAGCCGTGGCGCCCGCAGAACGACGACTTCGTGTTCGACGGCCCGATCTCGATGCGCGTGTCGCTGGCCAAGTCGAAGAACGTGCCTTCGGTGCGCATCCTGCGCGCCGTCACGGTGCCGTATGCGCACGACTTCCTGGGCCGCTTCGGTCTCGACCTGACGCGCCATCCGGAAAACCTGACGATGGCGCTGGGCACCGGCGCCGTCACGCCGCTGCAGATGGCCCGTGCCTACGCCGTGTTCGCGAACGGCGGCTACCGCGTGCAGCCCTACCTGATCGCCAGCGTCGAGGACGCGAACGGCAATGTGCTGCGTGCCGCGAAACGGCCGGCCCAGCCGGACGAATCGGCCCGCGTGCTCGACGCGCGCAACGCCTTCATCATGGACAGCATGCTGCACGAAGTGGCGCGCACCGGCACCGGCGCGGCGGCGGTGCAGCGGATCGGCCGACCCGACATCGCCGGCAAGACCGGCACCACCAGCGATGCGTTCGACGGCTGGTTCGGCGGCTACGGCGGCGGCATCGTGGCCGTGGCGTGGATGGGCTACGACGAGCCGAAGTCGCTGGGCGGCCGCGAATTCGGCTCCACGCTGGCGCTGCCGATCTGGATCGACTACATGCGCACCGCGCTGGCCGGGCGACCCATCGTCGAGCGGCCGGTACCCGAGGGTGTGGTGCAGGTGAACGACGACTGGGTGTATGAAGAATATGCGAACGATCCGGCCGTGCGCACGATCGACATCGAACCGGGCATGCCCGATGGCGCGGACCCGATTGATCCGGCCGACGCCGCGGAGCCGGCGCCGCCCGAGCCGGCGCCGTCACCCTATGTAAACTGA
- a CDS encoding PP2C family protein-serine/threonine phosphatase — MGSWKQLSPSQYHALGMGVAFGMTDVGMVRVSNQDNFHIAPELGLLAVADGMGGHAGGEIASADAITLLCGFIAAASARDGAFDPAADPDATWAGATTKAMVTVHDAVAFANARIYEANVARNRADGMGMGTTLTGMWQPAPHGPAFIFHVGDSRLYCWRGGKLEQLTRDQTLYQQALDVGAPGPLPPRNLLLQAIGPTAAVDPQLTARVLAPGDVYLLCSDGLYGDSDEAAIAAIVSRARDDNLDACCAELVAMARRDGGRDNITALLLRCRAG, encoded by the coding sequence TTGGGCAGCTGGAAGCAGTTATCGCCGTCGCAGTACCACGCGCTCGGCATGGGCGTCGCATTCGGCATGACCGACGTGGGCATGGTACGCGTCTCGAACCAGGACAATTTTCATATAGCTCCCGAACTCGGCCTGCTGGCCGTGGCCGACGGCATGGGCGGCCACGCGGGCGGCGAGATCGCCAGCGCCGACGCCATCACGCTGCTGTGCGGCTTCATCGCCGCCGCATCCGCCCGGGATGGCGCCTTCGATCCCGCCGCCGACCCCGATGCCACGTGGGCCGGCGCCACGACGAAAGCCATGGTCACCGTGCACGACGCCGTCGCATTCGCCAACGCGCGGATCTACGAAGCCAATGTCGCGCGCAACCGGGCCGACGGCATGGGCATGGGCACGACGCTGACCGGCATGTGGCAGCCCGCGCCACACGGCCCGGCCTTCATCTTCCACGTCGGCGACAGCCGGCTGTATTGCTGGCGCGGCGGCAAGCTGGAACAGCTGACCCGCGACCAGACGCTGTACCAGCAGGCGCTCGACGTGGGCGCACCGGGGCCGCTGCCGCCGCGCAACCTGCTGTTGCAGGCGATCGGCCCGACCGCCGCCGTCGACCCGCAGCTGACGGCGCGGGTGCTGGCGCCGGGCGATGTCTACCTGCTGTGCAGCGACGGCCTGTACGGCGATTCGGACGAGGCCGCGATCGCGGCGATCGTTTCCCGCGCCCGCGACGACAATCTCGATGCCTGCTGCGCCGAGCTCGTGGCGATGGCCAGGCGCGACGGCGGCCGGGACAACATTACCGCGCTGCTGCTGCGCTGCCGCGCCGGATAG